In Nymphalis io chromosome 9, ilAglIoxx1.1, whole genome shotgun sequence, the genomic window TGGAGGATTCGCTGAACAGGGGGTCGGTGAAAAGCAAATAGGTGGCGGTGGGGGCGGCTGCAGGCAGAAGGGCTCCGGCGGGGGTGGTTGAATGCATAATGGCGGCGGAGGGGGTGGCTGGACACAAATAGGGGGCAGCGGTGGAGGTTGAACGTTGATGGGACACGGTGGAGGTGGCTGCACGTAGATCGGCTCGGGGCTAGGTGGCTGAATCGTTATGGGGCACGGGGGAGGCGGTTGGATGTACATTGGTGGTGGCGCTGGCGGCTGAATCATCATTGGCGGTAGAGGGGGCGGTTGCACTGGCAAGGGTGGCAACGGGGGTGGTTGGATCATTAGAGGAGGCATTGGGGGTGGTTGAACCAAAATCGGCGGCAGCTCAATCATAATTGGCGGAGGTACCGGAAGTTCAATCATTATTGGGGGTGGTATTGGAGGATTGACGTATAGAGCTGGCGGAGTCGGTGGCGTCACGCACATCGGTGGTAGCGGTGGTGGGTTGACACATAATGGAGGTGAAGGAGGCGGTGTTATCGTCATAAGCGGTGACGGTGGTGGAGTAATACAAAACGGCGGCAGAGGCGGAGGTGTTACCGTCATCGGTGGGGGTAAAGGCACTTCTATAAGTAAGGGAGGTAGAGGAGGTGGGGTTACACATATTGGGGGAGGCGTTGGGAGAGATACATAGATGGGGGCTGCTGGTGGCGCGGCGAGGGCTAGTGGGTGTGATGGACAGCTGCAGGACTGTTGGAAGTACAGCGGTGACGTTGCTGGCGATGCATATGGAGATACATAGTACTGGCCCTGAACTGTCTGTAAATTAGaactacaattttaaaaaaagaaagtacTTTTAGTACAATT contains:
- the LOC126770619 gene encoding uncharacterized protein LOC126770619 gives rise to the protein MAVTTRKVILAALSLICTVQGQYYVSPYASPATSPLYFQQSCSCPSHPLALAAPPAAPIYVSLPTPPPICVTPPPLPPLLIEVPLPPPMTVTPPPLPPFCITPPPSPLMTITPPPSPPLCVNPPPLPPMCVTPPTPPALYVNPPIPPPIMIELPVPPPIMIELPPILVQPPPMPPLMIQPPPLPPLPVQPPPLPPMMIQPPAPPPMYIQPPPPCPITIQPPSPEPIYVQPPPPCPINVQPPPLPPICVQPPPPPPLCIQPPPPEPFCLQPPPPPPICFSPTPCSANPPCGCGLPPTALANPIYL